From the genome of Oscillatoria sp. FACHB-1407, one region includes:
- a CDS encoding Ycf66 family protein: MLAYILAIAVGLGSFALYMSAFFFPEVHRKYDFTWSGVGMFYALVLWVCAGRITGGVLLGQFASVALLGWFGWQTLSLRRELTPQNLRTQPTAQPIWKTPLHLSKTSLPTESQPVSLFSGLASISGRLTELASNTRALIKGLWQTSSKPVQKPPEPPPRPTIVRSPLSEAEKAAKAEARAKAREARLAERAREKEKAASTAAQRGTHETQPTEEGQIAPEGVAAQGVEVVNVAQPTEEAIALQTADQEIGDPNLANPNNSLELLDDDFLTEDQGGDTFETNGSAAKADMASLEPDLAEITEPLLPTEADSTELISEQLESEPELISEAISPVGDGEANASPENGEANPVEELPPTSEDASLVADPTEPTQPL; encoded by the coding sequence ATGCTCGCATACATTCTGGCAATTGCCGTTGGGCTTGGCAGTTTTGCCCTCTATATGTCGGCTTTCTTTTTCCCAGAGGTACACCGCAAATATGACTTTACCTGGAGTGGCGTGGGCATGTTTTACGCGCTTGTGCTCTGGGTTTGTGCGGGTCGCATCACTGGAGGCGTTTTGCTGGGGCAATTTGCCAGTGTTGCTCTGTTGGGATGGTTTGGTTGGCAAACCCTATCGCTGCGCCGAGAACTCACTCCTCAAAATCTGCGAACTCAGCCCACGGCTCAGCCAATCTGGAAAACGCCACTGCACCTGTCCAAAACCAGCCTGCCAACTGAATCGCAACCTGTTTCATTGTTCTCAGGCTTAGCCAGCATCTCAGGACGATTAACCGAGCTAGCGAGTAACACCAGAGCCTTGATCAAGGGCTTGTGGCAAACCTCCAGCAAACCTGTGCAAAAACCGCCTGAACCTCCACCCCGGCCCACCATCGTGCGATCGCCTCTCTCAGAAGCGGAGAAAGCTGCCAAAGCAGAAGCACGAGCCAAAGCAAGGGAAGCCCGGTTAGCCGAAAGAGCCAGGGAAAAGGAGAAAGCAGCCAGCACGGCGGCACAGCGAGGTACTCATGAGACTCAGCCCACAGAAGAAGGGCAGATCGCACCAGAAGGAGTTGCTGCTCAGGGGGTTGAAGTGGTCAACGTAGCTCAGCCCACCGAGGAGGCGATCGCTTTGCAGACGGCTGATCAGGAGATCGGCGATCCCAACCTGGCGAATCCGAATAATTCTTTGGAACTGTTGGATGACGATTTCCTGACCGAGGATCAAGGGGGAGATACGTTTGAGACGAATGGCTCTGCTGCTAAAGCCGATATGGCTTCTTTAGAGCCGGACCTGGCTGAAATTACAGAGCCGCTGCTACCGACAGAAGCCGATTCAACCGAACTGATATCAGAACAGTTAGAGTCAGAGCCAGAATTGATATCAGAAGCGATTTCCCCTGTGGGAGACGGAGAAGCAAACGCCTCTCCGGAAAACGGGGAAGCTAATCCTGTGGAGGAATTACCCCCCACTTCAGAAGATGCATCCCTTGTGGCTGACCCTACAGAGCCAACCCAGCCACTCTAG